A stretch of Cicer arietinum cultivar CDC Frontier isolate Library 1 chromosome 5, Cicar.CDCFrontier_v2.0, whole genome shotgun sequence DNA encodes these proteins:
- the LOC101510056 gene encoding chlorophyll a-b binding protein CP29.3, chloroplastic, with amino-acid sequence MATTATAAATSHFFGTRLSKPSSKIGRIRCFFNLKPKKAAEKKKEVKPRQPEGERLVWFPGASSPEWLDGSLIGDRGFDPLGFAKPAEYLQYDLDSLDQNLAKNLAGDIIGTRIEVAEVKATPFQPYTEVFGIQRFRECELIHGRWAMLGALGALAVEAFTGVSWQDAGKVELVEGSSYLGLSLPFSLTTLIWIEVLVIGYIEFQRNAELDPEKRLYPGGKFFDPLGLASDPQEKERLQLAEIKHSRLAMVVFLIFAIQAAVTGKGPIAFIATFNQ; translated from the exons ATGGCCACCACCGCAACAGCCGCTGCCACGTCACACTTTTTCGGCACCCGTCTCAGTAAACCAAGTTCAAAGATTGGAAGAATCCGCTGTTTTTTCAATCTGAAACCGAAAAAAGCAGCAGAGAAGAAAAAGGAAGTGAAACCTCGACAACCGGAAGGTGAGCGGCTAGTATGGTTTCCAGGTGCGTCATCACCGGAATGGCTGGACGGTAGCTTGATAGGTGACCGTGGATTTGATCCATTGGGATTCGCGAAACCAGCGGAGTATTTACAGTATGACCTTGACTCGCTTGACCAGAATCTGGCGAAGAACCTTGCTGGAGATATTATTGGAACTAGAATCGAAGTTGCGGAGGTTAAAGCGACGCCGTTTCAGCCTTATACGGAAGTGTTTGGGATTCAGAGGTTTCGTGAATGTGAACTTATTCATGGAAGGTGGGCTATGCTTGGTGCTCTTGGTGCTTTGGCTGTTGAAGCTTTCACTGGTGTCTCATGGCAAGATGCTGGAAAG GTTGAGCTAGTGGAAGGGTCATCATACCTAGGACTTTCTCTTCCATTCTCATTGACTACATTGATATGGATTGAAGTGTTAGTGATCGGTTACATTGAGTTTCAAAGGAATGCAGAGCTTGACCCAGAGAAAAGGTTATACCCAGGTGGCAAATTCTTTGATCCTCTTGGTTTAGCCAGTGATCCTCAAGAGAAAGAAAGACTTCAATTGGCTGAGATTAAACATTCTCGCTTGGCTATGGTTGTTTTCCTCATCTTTGCAATCCAAGCTGCTGTTACTGGAAAAGGTCCTATTGCTTTCATTGCTACCTTCAACCAGTGA
- the LOC101508875 gene encoding protein yippee-like isoform X4: MGRLFVINLEGKIYTCKYCRTHLALYEDIVSKTFHCRHGKAYLFNKVMNVSLGETEERLMMTGLHTVADIFCVGCGSIVGWKYETAHEKGQKYKEGKSVLERYKVSGPDGSNYWINNEAHVSGSDADDV; encoded by the exons ATGGGGAGGTTGTTTGTGATCAATTTGGAGGGTAAGATCTATACCTGCAAATACTGTCGTACCCATCTTGCTCTTTACGAAGACATCGTTTCAAAG ACTTTCCACTGCAGACATGGGAAAGCTTATCTCTTCAATAAGGT CATGAATGTTTCTCTTGGCGAAACAGAGGAGAGACTGATGATGACTGGTTTACATACTGTGGCTGACATTTTCTGTGTCGGCTGTGGATCGATCGTGGGTTGGAAATAT GAGACAGCACATGAAAAAGGCCAGAAGTACAAGGAAGGAAAATCCGTGCTTGAACG GTACAAGGTGTCGGGTCCTGACGGTAGCAATTATTGGATCAACAATGAAGCACACGTTAGCGGAAGCGATGCAGATGATGTATAG
- the LOC101508875 gene encoding protein yippee-like isoform X3: protein MGRLFVINLEGKIYTCKYCRTHLALYEDIVSKTFHCRHGKAYLFNKVMNVSLGETEERLMMTGLHTVADIFCVGCGSIVGWKYETAHEKGQKYKEGKSVLERYKVSGPDGSNYWINNEAHVSGSDADDQQ, encoded by the exons ATGGGGAGGTTGTTTGTGATCAATTTGGAGGGTAAGATCTATACCTGCAAATACTGTCGTACCCATCTTGCTCTTTACGAAGACATCGTTTCAAAG ACTTTCCACTGCAGACATGGGAAAGCTTATCTCTTCAATAAGGT CATGAATGTTTCTCTTGGCGAAACAGAGGAGAGACTGATGATGACTGGTTTACATACTGTGGCTGACATTTTCTGTGTCGGCTGTGGATCGATCGTGGGTTGGAAATAT GAGACAGCACATGAAAAAGGCCAGAAGTACAAGGAAGGAAAATCCGTGCTTGAACG GTACAAGGTGTCGGGTCCTGACGGTAGCAATTATTGGATCAACAATGAAGCACACGTTAGCGGAAGCGATGCAGATGAT caACAATAG
- the LOC101508875 gene encoding protein yippee-like isoform X2: MGRLFVINLEGKIYTCKYCRTHLALYEDIVSKTFHCRHGKAYLFNKVMNVSLGETEERLMMTGLHTVADIFCVGCGSIVGWKYETAHEKGQKYKEGKSVLERSVVEMSYKVSGPDGSNYWINNEAHVSGSDADDV, from the exons ATGGGGAGGTTGTTTGTGATCAATTTGGAGGGTAAGATCTATACCTGCAAATACTGTCGTACCCATCTTGCTCTTTACGAAGACATCGTTTCAAAG ACTTTCCACTGCAGACATGGGAAAGCTTATCTCTTCAATAAGGT CATGAATGTTTCTCTTGGCGAAACAGAGGAGAGACTGATGATGACTGGTTTACATACTGTGGCTGACATTTTCTGTGTCGGCTGTGGATCGATCGTGGGTTGGAAATAT GAGACAGCACATGAAAAAGGCCAGAAGTACAAGGAAGGAAAATCCGTGCTTGAACGGTCAGTAGTAGAAATGTC GTACAAGGTGTCGGGTCCTGACGGTAGCAATTATTGGATCAACAATGAAGCACACGTTAGCGGAAGCGATGCAGATGATGTATAG
- the LOC101508875 gene encoding protein yippee-like isoform X1, which yields MGRLFVINLEGKIYTCKYCRTHLALYEDIVSKTFHCRHGKAYLFNKVMNVSLGETEERLMMTGLHTVADIFCVGCGSIVGWKYETAHEKGQKYKEGKSVLERSVVEMSYKVSGPDGSNYWINNEAHVSGSDADDQQ from the exons ATGGGGAGGTTGTTTGTGATCAATTTGGAGGGTAAGATCTATACCTGCAAATACTGTCGTACCCATCTTGCTCTTTACGAAGACATCGTTTCAAAG ACTTTCCACTGCAGACATGGGAAAGCTTATCTCTTCAATAAGGT CATGAATGTTTCTCTTGGCGAAACAGAGGAGAGACTGATGATGACTGGTTTACATACTGTGGCTGACATTTTCTGTGTCGGCTGTGGATCGATCGTGGGTTGGAAATAT GAGACAGCACATGAAAAAGGCCAGAAGTACAAGGAAGGAAAATCCGTGCTTGAACGGTCAGTAGTAGAAATGTC GTACAAGGTGTCGGGTCCTGACGGTAGCAATTATTGGATCAACAATGAAGCACACGTTAGCGGAAGCGATGCAGATGAT caACAATAG
- the LOC101508561 gene encoding arginyl-tRNA--protein transferase 2-like, with protein sequence MSSTMRSEASSSSSKTPKESVVVDWGKRRSSCGYCKSPRNNSISHGMWAHSLTVDDYQALLDRGWRRSGCFLYKPEMEKTCCPSYTIRLKASDFAPSKEQLRVSKRIQRFLDGTLDVKRVDAMDEPNTSKNMENRVHNNLSCSMSEESLSVSNKEVDEVEKCLRYLSDQIDNVVHMFTENGEFPSGIQLPKASVRMVSQGKKKVLADGSGDLLYSSSIAFQVAASINRAQSINKDDNDSKPSIDSEKENVSSPKIIAEKLVAYLDSTGNISGLSIRASNGHVNFYASSKQVSQNGTVQNAAIPKKSGMKRDIGGNCLISPQHCQVKKRKLEIRLNRSSFNPEEYALYRKYQSKVHNDKPQNFTESSYRRFLVDTPLLYVSHTGDSTVPPCGFGSFHQQYLVDGQLVAVGVIDILPNCLSSKYLFWDPDFAFLSLGKYSALQEIGWVKDNQVYCPSLQYYYLGYYIHSCNKMRYKAAYRPSELLCPLRYQWVSFDIARPLLDRKRYVVLSDASTLQNGESSPLQVTEDQDATLSQLDDSGQEDANDVPMHEDEELVESESESSDDEPDPQPTSYGEPENGDISKVLLGIEGSRVRYKDLRSVLGPEQRRYLEPQLQKYRRVVSPVLSEQMVYSLG encoded by the exons ATGTCGAGTACGATGAGGAGCGAGGCTAGCAGTAGCAGCAGCAAAACCCCAAAGGAAAGCGTCGTCGTTGATTGGGGAAAACGTCGAAGCTCATGTGGATACTGTAAATCCCCCCGTAACAATAGCATCTCTCACG GCATGTGGGCACATAGCCTTACAGTGGATGACTATCAAG CTCTGCTTGATCGGGGCTGGAGAAGATCTGGATGTTTTCTTTATAAACCAGAGATGGAAAAAACATGTTGCCCTTCCTATACAATCCGCTTGAAAGCAAGTGACTTTGCTCCCTCTAAGGAACAACTTCGTGTATCTAAACGAATACAAAG GTTTTTAGATGGAACCTTGGATGTTAAAAGAGTTGATGCAATGGACGAACCAAATACTTCAAAAAATATGGAAAACCGTGTCCATAATAACCTCTCATGCTCCATGTCAGAAGAATCTCTATCTGTTAGCAACAAAGAGGTGGATGAAGTTGAAAAATGTTTGCGTTACTTATCAGATCAGATTGATAATGTAGTACACATGTTCACTGAGAACGGGGAATTTCCGTCTGGTATTCAATTACCAAAAGCTTCAGTCAGAATGGTTTCACAAGGGAAAAAGAAGGTATTAGCCGATGGATCTGGAGATCTCTTATATAGTAGCAGTATAGCTTTTCAAGTTGCTGCATCTATAAATCGAGCACAGTCAATAAACAAGGATGATAATGATTCCAAACCATCGATCGATAGTGAGAAGGAGAATGTATCTTCTCCTAAAATTATTGCAGAAAAGTTGGTAGCATATTTAGATTCAACAGGAAACATTTCTGGTTTGTCTATCAGGGCTTCCAATGGACATGTAAATTTTTATGCATCTAGTAAGCAAGTTTCCCAAAATGGAACTGTTCAAAATGCAGCAATTCCCAAAAAGTCTGGAATGAAGCGTGATATTGGAGGAAATTGTTTGATTAGTCCACAACATTGTCAGGTAAAAAAGCGTAAGCTTGAGATCCGTTTGAACAGATCCAGTTTTAATCCAGAAGAATATGCTTTATATAGAAAATATCAGAGCAAAGTACATAATGATAAACCACAAAATTTCACAGAGAGCTCATATCGCAGGTTTTTGGTTGATACTCCATTATTATACGTTTCACACACCGGTGATAGCACAGTCCCTCCATGTGGTTTTGGCTCTTTCCATCAACAATATTTAGTGGATGGCCAGTTAGTGGCAGTTGGGGTTATAGATATCCTTCCTAACTGTTTATCAAGCAAATATTTGTTCTGGGATCCAGACTTTGCCTTTCTATCACTAGGCAAGTACTCTGCACTTCAAGAAATTGGTTGGGTGAAAGATAACCAGGTTTATTGTCCTAGTCTCCAGTACTATTATCTTGGCTACTATATTCACTCTTGCAACAAGATGAGATACAAAGCTGCATATCGCCCTTCAGAGCTGTTATGTCCTCTTCGTTATCA GTGGGTTTCATTTGACATTGCAAGGCCTTTGCTTGACAGAAAGCGCTATGTTGTCTTATCAGATGCTTCCACTTTACAAAATGGAGAGTCATCCCCACTTCAAGTTACTGAAGATCAAGATGCAACGTTAAGCCAGCTTGATGACAGTGGTCAAGAAGATGCAAATGATGTTCCAATGCATGAAGATGAAGAATTGGTTGAGTCTGAATCAGAAAGCTCTGACGATGAACCTGACCCACAACCTACTTCATATGGTGAACCAGAAAATGGCGATATCAGCAAAGTTTTGCTAGGAATAGAGGGATCTCGCGTGAGATACAAG GATCTGCGAAGTGTGTTGGGTCCTGAGCAGCGGAGATACTTGGAGCCACAGTTGCAGAAATACAGGAGGGTTGTGAGTCCAGTGTTATCTGAGCAAATGGTCTATTCTCTCGGTTAA
- the LOC101508238 gene encoding uncharacterized protein — MNRSFRAQELQMQAALKQREQQFGGLTASLTTEKDEELALFLEMRKREKERNDLLLHTSEEFDAALGSNPGNSPLFNISSSMPAAPVRKSGADDFLNSENNKNDYDWLLTPPGTPLFPSLEMETRKTVMSQLGTPTARPTALKSRLANHQSEPAGRTSLASRQPTSSPILSSSSGVTRRPSSSGGPGSRPATPTGRPSLSTASKSLRSSTPTRSSIPSTRTMVTASKNTMSTTKPIMVSTTKPSTSSMKTAAPAAKPATQSRSTTPLSRSTARSSTPTSRPTLPPSRSTSRASTPTRRPSMPSNELNISSSSVKISSSTKPATVASRQPTPVKARQPAPVTARQPAPVTARQQAPVTSRQQQVPSRGTSPTARSRPWKPSEMPGFSLDAPPNLRTTLPDRPLSASRGRPGAPSSRSSSVEPSSSGRPKRQSCSPSRGRSSNGTVHLSGNSMPAVNRGRSKVNDNVSPVLMGTKMVERVINMRKLAPPMMDNKNSPRSNLSGKSSSSPDSTGFGRTLSKKSLDMAIRHMDIRRTIPGNLRPLMTNIPASSMYSVRSGSQRGRTISVSGSPHATSSNASSEMSVNQNGICLDSSEIDDEIGSERYGQSPASVRGR, encoded by the exons ATGAATCGTAGCTTCAGAGCTCAGGAATTACAAATGCAAGCTGCTTTGAAGCAGAGGGAGCAGCAATTTGGGGGTTTAACGGCTTCACTCACGACGGAGAAAGATGAGGAGCTTGCATTGTTTCTCGAGATGAGGAAGCGCGAGAAGGAACGGAATGATCTTCTGCTTCACACCTCGGAGGAGTTTGATGCAGCTTTGG GGTCAAATCCGGGAAATTCTCCCTTATTTAACATTTCTTCCTCTATGCCTGCTGCTCCTGTGCGAAAGTCTGGTGCTGATGATTTTCTCAATTcggaaaataataaaaatgactaTGACTG GCTTTTAACTCCTCCTGGTACTcctctttttccttctttggAAATGGAAACTCGGAAGACTGTTATGAGTCAGCTTGGTACTCCAACTGCTCGTCCCACAGCATTGAAATCAAGA TTGGCAAATCATCAATCAGAGCCTGCTGGGAGAACTAGCTTGGCATCTAGACAGCCAACTTCCTCCCCTATATTGAGCTCTTCAAGTGGCGTAACTAGGAGACCCTCGTCATCAGGAGGTCCCGGATCACGCCCTGCAACTCCTACTGGACGCCCTTCATTGTCCACAGCTTCAAAATCATTAAGATCTTCAACACCTACTCGGAGTTCGATACCTTCAACTAGGACCATGGTAACTGCATCCAAGAACACAATGTCCACAACCAAGCCCATCATGGTTTCTACCACTAAGCCTTCGACTTCTTCCATGAAGACCGCAGCCCCTGCTGCAAAACCAGCGACCCAATCAAGATCCACTACACCTTTGTCAAGATCTACTGCAAGATCTTCAACACCAACTAGCAGGCCTACTTTACCTCCGTCCAGGTCCACATCAAGAGCATCTACTCCCACTCGGCGACCATCTATGCCATCAAATGAGTTAAATATATCTTCTTCTTCAGTTAAGATTTCTTCAAGCACCAAGCCAGCTACTGTGGCGTCAAGGCAGCCAACTCCTGTTAAAGCAAGGCAGCCAGCTCCTGTGACAGCAAGGCAGCCAGCTCCTGTGACGGCAAGGCAGCAAGCTCCAGTGACCTCTAGACAGCAGCAAGTACCATCACGTGGCACATCACCAACAGCGAGGTCAAGACCATGGAAGCCGTCGGAGATGCCAGGGTTTTCACTTGATGCTCCACCTAACTTGAGGACTACACTACCTGATAGGCCACTTTCAGCGAGTAGGGGCAGACCTGGAGCTCCCTCTTCTCGGTCTTCATCTGTTGAGCCTTCTTCTAGTGGAAGACCCAAGCGACAATCGTGTTCTCCTTCAAGAGGACGGTCTTCCAATGGCACTGTTCATTTAAGTGGAAATTCAATGCCTGCAGTTAACCGTGGACGCTCCAAAGTGAATGACAATGTCAGTCCTGTACTGATGGGCACTAAAATGGTTGAGAGGGTAATAAACATGCGAAAACTGGCACCACCAATGATGGATAACAAAAACTCTCCCCGTAGCAATCTGTCTGGCAAGTCATCTTCATCTCCAGATAGCACAGGATTTGGAAGAACTCTTTCAAAGAAGTCCTTGGATATGGCTATTAGGCATATG GATATAAGGAGAACCATTCCAGGCAACTTACGGCCATTGATGACAAATATTCCGGCATCTTCTATGTATAGTGTGAGGTCTGGATCTCAGCGTGGTCGAACAATTAGTGTGTCAGGCTCTCCTCATGCCACAAGCAGTAATGCTAGTTCGGAAATGAGTGTAAACCAAAATGGTATTTGTTTAGATAGTAGCGAGATAGATGATGAAATTGGCAGTGAGAGATACGGTCAATCTCCTGCCAGTGTACGGGGAAGGTAA
- the LOC101507925 gene encoding anthranilate synthase alpha subunit 1, chloroplastic-like, translating to MMLSATLPISPISVKSSSMQSLPFTHRFIVPSGNRLFPVKLTGVSMGARRFSLPPVKLKSSSLPISSIVEEVDERSKFVETSKNGNLIPLYQCIFSDQLTPVLAYRSLVNEDDREAPSFLFESAEPNFQASNVGRYSVVGAKPTMEIVAKEDKVTIMDHESGHLTEEIVDDPMAIPRRISQDWRPCLSDELPNAFCGGWAGYFSYDTVRYVEKKKLQFSDAPKDDRNLADIHLGLYETVIVFDHVEKKAYVILWVRTDRYSSVESAYTDGKERLQKLVDKLQDDNPPRLAPGSVDLQTRHFGTPLKESNMTSDAYKEAVLQAKEHIKAGDIFQIVLSQRFERRTFADPFEVYRALRVVNPSPYMTYLQARGCILVASSPEILARIKNKKIVNRPLAGTCKRGKTLEEDEKLSAQLLKDEKQCAEHVMLVDLGRNDVGKVSKSGSVKVEKLMNVERYSHVMHISSTVTGELQDHLTCWDALRAALPVGTVSGAPKVRAMQLIDELEVAMRGPYSGGFGYISFSGDMDIALALRTIVFPTGTRYDTMYSYKDLNQRREWIAYLQAGAGIVADSDPADEHQECQNKAAALARSIDLAESAFVDK from the exons ATGATGCTCTCTGCTACTCTTCCAATTTCCCCCATTTCTGTTAAATCATCTTCAATGCAATCCCTACCCTTCACTCATCGCTTTATTGTCCCTTCCGGCAACCGTCTCTTTCCTGTTAAGCTCACCGGAGTTTCTATGGGTGCCCGCCGCTTCTCACTGCCACCTGTCAAACTGAAGTCCTCTTCACTCCCAATCTCTTCCATTg TTGAAGAAGTTGATGAAAGAAGCAAGTTTGTAGAGACTTCAAAAAATGGGAACTTGATTCCTCTCTATCAGTGCATATTCTCTGATCAGCTTACTCCTGTTCTTGCTTACCGAAGTTTGGTTAATGAAGATGACCGCGAAGCTCCAAGCTTTCTTTTTGAATCTGCTGAGCCTAATTTTCAAGCTTCCAATGTT GGGCGTTATAGTGTTGTAGGAGCTAAACCAACAATGGAAATTGTTGCAAAAGAAGATAAGGTTACAATAATGGACCATGAATCTGGTCATTTAACCGAGGAGATTGTTGATGATCCTATGGCGATTCCCAGAAGAATCTCACAGGATTGGAGACCCTGTCTCAGTGATGAACTTCCAAATGCATTTTGTG GTGGTTGGGCAGGTTATTTCTCCTATGACACAGTTCGTTATGTGGAAAAGAAAAAGCTACAATTTTCAGATGCCCCGAAAGATGACAGGAACCTCGCAGACATCCATTTGGGCCTTTATGAGACTGTGATTGTGTTCGATCATGTCGAGAAG AAAGCGTATGTGATTCTTTGGGTGAGGACTGACCGATACTCCTCAGTTGAGAGCGCTTACACAGATGGAAAGGAACGATTACAAAAACTAGTGGACAAATTACAAGATGATAACCC CCCGAGGCTCGCTCCCGGCTCTGTGGATTTGCAAACTCGTCATTTTGGTACTCCTTTAAAGGAATCAAACATGACATCTGATGCATACAAGGAGGCAGTCCTTCAGGCAAAAGAACATATCAAAGCAGGAGATATTTTCCAGATTGTATTAAGTCAGAGATTTGAACGAAGAACATTCGCTGATCCATTTGAAGTCTATAGAGCATTGAGAGTTGTGAATCCAAGTCCATATATGACTTATTTGCAG GCTAGGGGATGTATTCTGGTTGCTTCTAGTCCAGAGATTCTTGCACGTATTAAGAAT AAGAAGATTGTGAACCGTCCATTGGCTGGGACATGTAAAAGGGGAAAGACtctagaagaagatgaaaagtTATCAGCGCAGCTCCTGAAAGATGAAAAGCAATGTGCAGAGCATGTAATGCTGGTTGATTTGGGACGCAATGACGTTGGAAAG GTCTCAAAAAGTGGTTCTGTTAAAGTTGAGAAGCTTATGAATGTTGAACGATATTCCCATGTCATGCACATAAGCTCAACG GTTACGGGAGAGCTGCAAGACCATTTGACCTGCTGGGACGCCCTTCGCGCTGCATTGCCTGTTGGAACTGTCAGCGGAGCACCAAAG GTGAGGGCCATGCAATTAATCGACGAATTGGAGGTGGCAATGCGAGGGCCATATAGCGGAGGATTTGGATACATTTCTTTCTCAGGCGACATGGACATTGCTCTAGCTCTGAGGACAATAGTATTTCCAACCGGAACAAGGTACGACACAATGTACTCATACAAAGACCTAAACCAACGGCGCGAGTGGATTGCGTACCTTCAAGCTGGTGCTGGTATAGTTGCTGACAGCGACCCTGCGGATGAGCACCAAGAGTGTCAAAACAAAGCTGCTGCTCTTGCTCGATCCATCGACTTGGCAGAGTCTGCATTTGTTGATAAATAG